The Lasioglossum baleicum chromosome 7, iyLasBale1, whole genome shotgun sequence genomic sequence CAGCTAAAAAGAGAAAGACTCGTAGAGGTAAACCTAAGTATAGAAAATTAAAGCCATATTCAAAACAGCAATTGTACTATCAGCAACAAAGACGATATAGAACCAGAGGTCGATTAGAAAAAACGGGTAGACAACCAACAGCGCCGTATAATACCACTCAATTTCTTATGGATGATCATAGTGATCTTCCAGACCTCGATCAAAAGCTTTCGGAAGCTGCTTCGACAGACACTTCTGCTACCTTTCAGAAGCCGTCAGCTCCACCTCGTACTAGAGACTCTAGTTTTAGCATAGACTCCGACGAGGATTATTTCTACTCGTCTCCCGAAGACGAGGAAGAATTTTTAACAAAGGAGTTCTCGACAGCATACGAAGATCTTCACGCTGAAAGGTTGAATACGTTAAGTAAAACAGAATTGATACAGGAATACCTGCAATTAGAGGCCAAAGTAGACTTACTGACAAAACGATTACGTGGCAAAAATTTCCATCAACCCGAAGAGAAAGACTTAGAGACACAGAGTAGTAGTACAGACTCGGAATCCACAAAGAAATTGAAGCTCTGTCAGCAACGAATCGACGATTTGACACAGCAAAACGAACAGCTAAAACGAGAAAACGAATCGTTGAGAGCTCAAAGACACGGTAGTCCGGTTTCGAGTGTCGATAGCGAAAGCGACAGTGACAGTACAAGTAACGGAAATAAAAGCAGATGTGATTGCACTGTTTCCAGTTCGAGTTCTAGTTGTTCCTCGGAACACGCGGAACCGGGATTTAGATTAGAGAAAAACAATTCGGCAGGTACCTTGTACGAGAGGTACATAATTAAATGATCATATTTATGATATAGTTACGATTCCTCCCTGTAAATTATAAAGAGCTGTTTTTATATTAAAAGTCTATTCAATGTTTCAAAAAATTAATGTACAAGTCATGTTAAATATGTCATTCTTGTCctgaatatttcttttttaatcctaCCAATCTAACAAGACTGGTTCGAATCGATTCAGTTGCATTTCAGCAACAAGCTGTCCCTCTTCCTGATATCGATTACACAATCTTAGGCTAACATCGATTGTGCTCTTTACTtcccatacatacatatatgtatatacacataCAATATATATCTTTTAAGACTGTTTTGTGTAAAAAGAAGATGCAAGAATACATAGAAGGATAAAATTTCTGTCTGTGCAGGCTCTATTACTTGCTTAATGAAATTTGCAATGGTTGCACATTTGTAGTATAATATTGTATAACGTTGCttaatattacttcgttttgtACTAATTACAAAGCGGTGGGATTACACTTTCTCTTAGATATATTCCCATTCTTTTAAAACTGCCATTTAAGAGTATAGAGAAATGTATAAATTTTTGTGTTTTGCAGACCATCAGCTAACGAATcgtaaaatattgattacaatcgTACATGTGTATAGATTAATACTTAATACCATTCTAAATTGAAACTTTCTTACACTATTTTCTACAGTTGAATGATTCgaatgaaaatatttgaatGTAATTTCAAAGAAGTATTCTTAGGTTGTAAGTGCATATCAGTCTATAGTTCAAGGCACAGAGATCTAAAGTACAAAATATAATATAGAAAGCCTTCTTTGGTTGTAAGCGTTTACATATCAGTCTGTAATTCTAGGCACAGAGATATCTAGTCTTCAATACTCTTTTCAGAAAATAATATGGTATCTTTAGATCTTCTTCAGCCTTCTGTGTTAACCAGCCTGGTTTGTGTTAATGTGTTTATATGTTTCCATAGTCTGCATCCATCAAATATCGGATAGACTTTTAACCATACTCTCGATCGTTTATCATTTTTCTCTTTTGCATAGCTTGTATACATCTTTGCTTTACACTGTCCTATAGGAACTCTTCGTTCTCCATTCCAGTTTTCCTGCTACTTTTATTTGTGCTGCAGCTCTTTTAAATTTTGTTGGTAGCTTCGTCGTTAGATACTCTTCTAACATCTCCGGCAGTGTTATGAAATTTCTACTCAGAAACATTTTTCTATCCTTTCTCTCGTCGAGCTTGTCTCTGATATTGTCTTTCAACCCTTAGCACTTttaacatatgtatatttagtAGGTGTGTAAATAATTTCAGTGCCTTGTTTTAGCGATGTTTAGCTTTTAAAAACCCTACGAAACCCACCAAATCATATGGCCGTTGACGTGAAAGGTTTCCAGGGCTTTGCCCACGATTTTCGTCGTTTCGTCATACCAGTTTTCATCGCTTACTATAATTTTGTATGATCAACATTCTCCGAAAGCAAACACACCGCTTTATCAATTTTGCGtcttttattttcttcattcGCTTCATGAGAGATGCAAATGCGATGTTTATTGCACGCCATCGTGTTTGCAACTGATTTCGCGGTTTCTGGTTTAGTTGATGGTGCTGCCACGAGTATGGGGGTTTTTTTACCCTGAAGTTTGGCACTTTAAAATACCACCGAGGGCGGgagaaaattcaaattcaacccgAAATTATTGAGCATCGAATAAAAAGACCATCGGGCTTATTTGCACGCCTCATTAATTTAATCGTGTTTAAGGCTACAATATAATTGACATTTAGTATTatgttataatttatttagttaTCTTGAtaaaaacattaaatatttttgtatttgatATCAATGAAATTATATCAATACGATATACTATTGGTTAAATACTTTATTCGTACAAGAGTGATGCCTGGTATCACTATAAATTTATTCAGCTCGTtattatttgcataaatgtattGCCGACCTTGTGTGCGTGTGCAGCTacaatttatgaaaatgatataatttaTGTTATAAggtattaaatattattgtacaattGTATAGATTTATAATGTAAGATTAGGTCTTAGTTGATGGTCTGAATGTACAATGTATTAAAGTATTTCAcagtttaaatttttaataaattccaagtttttctttcttctattACGATTATTTTTTCCTGAAACGTACAAATCGAACGGAGTGCATTGAAAAAATTTCCACTATGCGAGAATACGTTTACATGTGAAATCCCCCAAGTACTAAGAAAACATAATACTTTAAAAGTGATAAAAACGTCTTCAAACATTGTGAATTTCatgtaacattcaattttctgCTTCTCAGTTTCTTTGCAAATCGTTCACGGGTATAGGACACAATTAAAGATATTCAGCGAGTACAATTTTAAAATTGTCAAAATTGCCGATCCCTATATTTTCCACAATATAGAATAATTGTTTATAAGTTTCTCGTTAAGCAGGAACCATACTTAAGGAACAATTCAAAAATGTGCCGGGTCCAGCCATTTTTCCCGCCGACAACAGCGCCGGAAGCAAACACGACATTCGCGCGTACttcaattgtttaaacatctaTTCTGATTTCTCCGAGCACCGTGCTATCATATTGATCTTTTGGTCTGCCTTCGGCAGTTATTTCATTAACAATAAGTTTTGTTCGTCAACCTTGTTTCGTTGGAATACGCCTTGTTTTGTAGAGGACGTGCGgcaacaggtgggagaaaatttcaaatttaattaaaaatgagaaggtgtaatttaaaacagtgaaaacattagaagaatttaaaaatactgttatattatcttccacctattaaacgtattaacaaagaaaataaatttctacctcactttagtttgttgcaattcaggtataaaatttttattttgcataaagatccgctgtctacttataacaaACTTCAAATTTTAGTCAATGTCGCGGGTTTTAGTACATTCATCCGACTGTGACGCCTCCTTGAATGATTTTCCCAACTGTTGCTGAACACCGTGATGATTTTCGCAAGCGCTTACAGCTATAAATAATGGTGGCCGTTGCGTGAACTAAGGTTAGTTCCGtgcagaacgttgccaacttcgtGGCGCGTCAAAGTGAAAAGCACGCAAGGCCAACGTTTTGTCGTGTGTATTGATCTGCCCCGTAAATTgttaacaaatatagaaaagttGTTGTCGGATAAAATAGTATGAAAGCAATGTCTCATCATTATGTTGTGACGGCACACAAGCCTACGGCTGTCACCGCGTGTGTGACAGGTGAGTAACGAGGCAGTTTCTCGCTGAAGTGCGAGCGAATATACGATAATAAACcattatcttatttttaccaaTCAAGGTAATTTCACGTCGCCCACGGATTTGAATCTGATCTTGGCAAAGAATGTTCGATTAGAAATCTATCTGGTCACGCCGGAAGGTTTGAGACCGTTGAAAGATGTTGGGATTTATGGGAAGATCGCAGTCGTCAAATTTTTTAGACCGCCGGTAAGGTTATATCAGCACTCTTAAGTCTCGTCTATACCTCGAAATTCTTAACTTTCCTTCATGTTTATTCAAATATAGTCTTCTGCTAGTTGGTTGTCGTTATCGAATCTTGCCGCGTAATACTGCTAGCGAAGCTGTACAAAGTAATACGTAAATTAATTACATTATCTCCGCAGCATGAGAAAAAAGATCTATTGTTTTTGTTGACCACCCGCTACAACGCTATGATTTTGGAATGCGTCGGCGAAGGCGAAGATATAGAAATTATAACAAAGGCACACGGGAACGTGGCAGACCGTATCGGTAAAGCTTCAGAAACAGGTATTAAAGCTGTGATCGATCCTAAAGCACGTGTGATCGGTCTTCGATTATACGACGGTCTTTTCAAAATCATTCCGCTCGACAAAGATAATCCGGAATTGAAAGCATCATCTATACGTATGGACGAGCAACAAGTACAAGATGTGAATTTTCTTCATGGATGCGCTAATCCAACGTTAATCTTAATCCATCAAGATATTAACGGCAGACACGTTAAAACACACGAGATTTCCTTGAGAGATAAAGAATTTGTGAAGACACCATGGCGGCAAGACAATGTGGAACGCGAAGCTATGATGGTTATTCCGGTTCCTTCCCCGATTTGCGGTGCGATTATAATAGGCCAAGAGAGTATATTATACCACGACGGTACCACATATGTGGCTGTTGTACCGCCGATCATTAAACACAGTACAATTACGTGTTACGCTAAAGTTGATAATCAAGGACTGAGATATTTATTGGGTGATATGGCTGGGCATTTGTTTATGTTATTCTTGGAGCAAGAAAAGAAACCGGATGGAACTCAAGTAGTGAAAGATTTGAAGGTCGAGCTTCTAGGGGAGATTAGTATACCAGAATGCATCACGTATTTGGACAACGGTGTGATATTTGTTGGTAGTCGTCTCGGTGATTCGCAGTTGATCAAGTTGATCACAAAAGCGGATGAGAACGGTTCTTACTGCGTGCCGATGGAGACGTTCATTAATTTAGCACCGATAGTTGACATGGCTGTGGTTGATCTCGAGAGACAAGGTCAAGGACAGATGGTTACATGCTCGGGAGCATTTAAAGAGGGTTCCCTTAGGATTATTAGAAATGGAATAGGTATTGAAGAACACGCAAGCATAGATTTACCAGGCATCAAGGGTATGTGGGCACTGAAAGTTGGCGGTGGAAATTTTGACAATACTCTAGTCTTATCTTTTGTTGGGCAAACTAGAATCTTGACATTAAACGGCGAAGAAGTCGAAGAAACGGATATCGCAGGCTTCGTTGCCGACGAGCAGACGTTCCATACAGGGAACGTTACGAACGATCTGTTCATTCAAATAACACCGAAGTCTGCCCGATTGATTTCTCACGAAACGAAAACCATCGTTTCCGAATGGGAACCAGAGAACAAAAGAACAATTAGCGTAGTCGCTTGCAACGGAACGCAAGTGCTCTGTGCGACCGGTAATGACTTATTTTATATGGAAATTGCAGATGGACAGATTGTACTGAAAGGGTTTGCTACATTGCAGTACGAGGTGGCGTGCTTAGATATATCCCCATTAGACGGCAATACCGACGCGAAGATTGCCGCGGTAGGATTATGGACGGACATTTCCGTTCGCATATTAACTTTGCCCGATCTAAAAGAGATCAATAAAGAATTACTCGGAGGTGAAATCATACCGAGATCCATTCTAATGACCTGTTTCGAAGGTAACACGTATCTGCTTTGCGCGCTCGGAGACGGTAGTATGTATTACTTTACTTTACACAAACAAAACGGTATACTTTCTGACAAGAAAAAAGTCACCCTGGGCACACAGCCGACAGTTCTCCGAACTTTCCGATCGCTCTCCACCACCAATGTATTTGCATGTTCGGACAGACCGACCGTAATTTATTCGTCGAATCATAAGCTTGTATTTAGTAATGTTAACTTAAAGGAAGTAAATCACATGTGTTCTTTAAACGCAGAATCATATCCAGACAGTTTAGCTTTAGCGACCGACAGTACCGTGACAATAGGAACGATCGACGAGATACAGAAATTACACATCCGAACGGTTCCGCTTGGCGAATCACCAAGACGTATCGCTTATCAAGAAAGCTCCCAAACGTTCGGTGTGATCACGATGAGAGTCGATGTGCAAGACAACATCGGTCTATGCATCGTAAGACCCTCCGCATCCACTCAAGCAGCTTCAACGTCCGCGGAAACGACTTCCAGCAGCAGTTTAATCGCGTCGCATATTAAACCTACGGGATACACGTCTGGTGAGATCGGACAGGAAATGGAAGTACATAATTTGCTTATCATAGATCAGCATACCTTCGAGATTTTACATGGTCACATGTTAATGCCCACCGAATACGCGTTGTCGTTGATATCGACTAAATTGGGCGAGGATCCAACGTCCTACTATGTAGTCGGAACTGCGCTGATCAATCCGGATGAAACCGAGCCCAAAATGGGTAGAATACTTTTGTATCATTGGAACGACGGAAAACTTATACAAGTCGCTGAAAAAGAAATCAAAGGTTCCTGTTACTCCTTGGTCGAGTTCAACGGGAAGCTTCTAGCCAGTATTAACAGCACCGTTCGCCTATTCGAGTGGACAACAGAGAAAGAGCTAAGGCTGGAATGCAGCCATTTCAATAATATCATTGCGCTCTATCTGAAAACGAAAGGGGACTTTGTTTTGGTCGGCGATCTAATGAGGTCCTTTACGTTACTGCAGTATAAGACTATGGAAGGCAGCTTCGAAGAGATAGCGAGGGATTATAATCCAAACTGGATGACAGCTATTGAAATTTTAGACGACGACACTTTCCTAGGAGCTGAGAATTGTTTTAATCTGTTCGTTTGCCAAAAGGATAGGTAAATATTCAAATACGCGTACAGTAGACTTAGTATTTTACACTAAGTAAATGATATTTTTTCGTAGCGCCGCGACTTCGGAAGACGAAAGACAACAAATGCAGGAGGTTGGACAATTCCATTTAGGCGATATGGTCAATGTTTTCCGACACGGATCATTGGTGATGCAGAATTTGGGAGAATCAAGCACACCCACGCAGGGTTGTGTGCTGTTCGGAACTGTTAGCGGTGCGATTGGTTTAGTCACGCAAATCCCGTTCACATTTTATGAATTCCTACGAAATATCGAGGACAGATTAACCAGCGTGATAAAGAGCGTCGGTAAAATAGAACACAACTTTTGGAGAAGTTTCAATACCGAGTTGAAGATCGAACAATGCGAAGGTTTCATAGACGGAGATCTAATTGAAAGCTTTCTCGATTTGAGTCCGGATAAAATGGCGGAAGTTGCAATTGGGCTTTTGGTAGATAACgtccatttttttatttataatacatgTATATACACTACCGGCTAAAGTTTGGAATCACGGcgtaaattcagagaaacagaaggtttATTAAGGACGATTAACTTGTCAAAAAACTTACGAGCAGTATGTTTcacattttgtattattttgttTTTATCGAGGAATGCGtgtttttcttcaaattgctctttcattaaaaaaccgcttttatttttaataacagcctGACATATTCAGGGCATTGTGGcaattagtttttcgaatgtttctaatttgatatttttccatgcttcttgtAGAAGTTGCCAAAGTGTCCCTTTAAAAAAGTACATTCCGAACATTGTCTTACACTGGGTTTATAAACTATACAAGAGCATTATGGacataaaaaaatgttgaaatctgttaaaatatataatattattcgactagttaatatttgatattataacaatggatcatttcaaaatttattaatatattcgatttttacaaaaatcagcaaGTTATTCCAAACTTTTGGACAGTagtgtatatgtacatgtacatgtaCATTGTTCCGTATGATTGACTGGATTTTTTCACTTTTACAGATCGACGACGGTAACGGTATGAAAAAAGAAGCGTCGGTAGACGACCTTGTAAAAATAGTAGAAGATCTGACAAGAAtacattaaaacaatttatatcTCTCCGATTTGTATAGTTTATTATATTTTGAGAAGTTTATAGATAACTAGGTTGATAAGGACGCTCGTAATTATTTGAGAAACAaatgagaagaaaaaaaagtacaTACTATTACCTATTTATCACTGATAGTACAAGAAAGCGAAAAAAGGTGCGTTTCCTCGTTTCTTTTCCAGTgaaaaacgattttttaattcGCGTACACCTGCGCTCTTGTACTCTAATTCATATTGCATAGCAATGACGACTTGCTTCAGTTAATTTCGATATGCGAACACGGAAGTTGTTTCGGAAAAGTTTGTAAACATATATTAAGAGTGCATTCTTTATACAAATTTACAATCTAGTTCTTCTACAAGTATTTCCAGATCCATATGGATGTAATGTATTTTTTATGGTACTGAATAATAATCGCGTAATAGTACTTActtgaaataaattgaaaaagaaatctTCTTAGGCGTTAACATAATTGCTTTCCCTCGTTTGAGGAGCGCCACGAGAGCGTGTTCGAGGTTTGTACATCCAAGTCGTTGAATGACAATTCTTTTTGTTGTAAACAAACTCAATGATTCGACAGACAAGATCGGTAAAGAGTTATTTAAGGACGGTATTAGTTTaaagaaaaagaggaaaataTATTCGTAGAACGTTTGTATGTTTGTAAGATTGAGTGTA encodes the following:
- the LOC143210425 gene encoding uncharacterized protein LOC143210425; the protein is MCTCTTVNRRILVNITNMDDQNDTTLVEKVSIGGVDGVHDVKGVKAEPTPAASSLPASKQGSHSTGENINETAYFNGRTCPKTIINNTGKFESGSGSGDQEGCQHEDGKDIAAKKRKTRRGKPKYRKLKPYSKQQLYYQQQRRYRTRGRLEKTGRQPTAPYNTTQFLMDDHSDLPDLDQKLSEAASTDTSATFQKPSAPPRTRDSSFSIDSDEDYFYSSPEDEEEFLTKEFSTAYEDLHAERLNTLSKTELIQEYLQLEAKVDLLTKRLRGKNFHQPEEKDLETQSSSTDSESTKKLKLCQQRIDDLTQQNEQLKRENESLRAQRHGSPVSSVDSESDSDSTSNGNKSRCDCTVSSSSSSCSSEHAEPGFRLEKNNSAGTLYERYIIK
- the Pic gene encoding DNA damage-binding protein pic, whose amino-acid sequence is MKAMSHHYVVTAHKPTAVTACVTGNFTSPTDLNLILAKNVRLEIYLVTPEGLRPLKDVGIYGKIAVVKFFRPPHEKKDLLFLLTTRYNAMILECVGEGEDIEIITKAHGNVADRIGKASETGIKAVIDPKARVIGLRLYDGLFKIIPLDKDNPELKASSIRMDEQQVQDVNFLHGCANPTLILIHQDINGRHVKTHEISLRDKEFVKTPWRQDNVEREAMMVIPVPSPICGAIIIGQESILYHDGTTYVAVVPPIIKHSTITCYAKVDNQGLRYLLGDMAGHLFMLFLEQEKKPDGTQVVKDLKVELLGEISIPECITYLDNGVIFVGSRLGDSQLIKLITKADENGSYCVPMETFINLAPIVDMAVVDLERQGQGQMVTCSGAFKEGSLRIIRNGIGIEEHASIDLPGIKGMWALKVGGGNFDNTLVLSFVGQTRILTLNGEEVEETDIAGFVADEQTFHTGNVTNDLFIQITPKSARLISHETKTIVSEWEPENKRTISVVACNGTQVLCATGNDLFYMEIADGQIVLKGFATLQYEVACLDISPLDGNTDAKIAAVGLWTDISVRILTLPDLKEINKELLGGEIIPRSILMTCFEGNTYLLCALGDGSMYYFTLHKQNGILSDKKKVTLGTQPTVLRTFRSLSTTNVFACSDRPTVIYSSNHKLVFSNVNLKEVNHMCSLNAESYPDSLALATDSTVTIGTIDEIQKLHIRTVPLGESPRRIAYQESSQTFGVITMRVDVQDNIGLCIVRPSASTQAASTSAETTSSSSLIASHIKPTGYTSGEIGQEMEVHNLLIIDQHTFEILHGHMLMPTEYALSLISTKLGEDPTSYYVVGTALINPDETEPKMGRILLYHWNDGKLIQVAEKEIKGSCYSLVEFNGKLLASINSTVRLFEWTTEKELRLECSHFNNIIALYLKTKGDFVLVGDLMRSFTLLQYKTMEGSFEEIARDYNPNWMTAIEILDDDTFLGAENCFNLFVCQKDSAATSEDERQQMQEVGQFHLGDMVNVFRHGSLVMQNLGESSTPTQGCVLFGTVSGAIGLVTQIPFTFYEFLRNIEDRLTSVIKSVGKIEHNFWRSFNTELKIEQCEGFIDGDLIESFLDLSPDKMAEVAIGLLIDDGNGMKKEASVDDLVKIVEDLTRIH